A part of Acipenser ruthenus chromosome 48, fAciRut3.2 maternal haplotype, whole genome shotgun sequence genomic DNA contains:
- the LOC117407814 gene encoding zona pellucida sperm-binding protein 3-like → MELFLSSVLLALCCIPFAATQDAGTVVCGVDSVSVRVLLNIGQALPLDPKGFLLGSCSPSPGSYNTVQFQSGLLDCRFMRMVTSSIISYINVLTYQPTQSGFYQTPFTQAIVCTYTKLSGWTPPVYNPALGDASGFGKLEFTMGIMNEEFSAPRTSSLFFLGSPINIAAAVKQQFHMPLMVYMEECVAASTPQLSPSSQTYPLIANHGCFVDGQAASSRFLPRVQTSEIRLVVHAFKFTQLNTDVYIHCQLLAWDPAQLSNPTKKACSFNQRTRSWELLDNPGQSSVCSCCTSSCNMRKRRDTAEKGLRHTAVLGPLRILPEELSAGSQEFYQRSPARSLEEPKQALAWLPVLAAPLLLMVVLGALSLGYYMCVWHHPRLCSKSSSELLIPAPH, encoded by the exons ATGGAGTTATttctgagcagtgttttgttggcCCTTTGCTGTATTCCCTTTGCAGCAACACAGGACG CTGGGACTGTAGTCTGTGGTGTGGACtctgtcagtgtgagagtgttGCTGAACATTGGGCAGGCTCTTCCCCTGGACCCCAAAGGCTTTCTATTGGGAAGCTGCTCTCCGTCCCCTGGCAGCtacaacactgtgcagttccaatctgGGCTGCTTGACTGCAGGTTTATGCGCATG GTTACTTCCAGCATCATCAGTTACATAAATGTGCTGACGTACCAGCCCACCCAGAGTGGCTTCTACCAGACTCCATTCACTCAGGCTATTGTGTGCACCTACACCAA ACTTTCTGGCTGGACTCCTCCAGTGTATAACCCTGCACTTGGGGATGCTTCTGGGTTTGGGAAGCTGGAGTTTACAATGGGGATTATGAATG AGGAATTCTCAGCCCCCCGCACCTCCAGTCTGTTCTTCCTGGGGTCCCCCATCAACATCGCAGCCGCAGTGAAGCAGCAATTCCACATGCCGCTGATGGTCTACATGGAAGAGTGTGTCGCTGCCAGCACTCCACAGCTGAGCCCTTCAAGCCAGACCTACCCGCTCATCGCCAACCATGG ATGCTTTGTAGATGGCCAGGCTGCTAGCTCCAGGTTTCTGCCCAGAGTCCAGACTTCCGAGATCCGTCTGGTTGTCCATGCCTTCAAGTTTACACAACTGAACACAGAT GTCTATATCCATTGTCAGTTGCTGGCCTGGGACCCTGCCCAGCTCAGTAACCCCACCAAGAAAGCTTGTTCATTCAACCAGAGAACCAGGAG CTGGGAGCTCCTGGATAACCCTGGTCAGAGCTCTGTGTGCAGCTGCTGTACCTCCAGCTGCAATatgaggaagaggagggacaCGG CTGAAAAGGGACTGAGACACACTGCAGTGCTGGGACCCCTGAGGATCCTTCCTGAAGAGCTGTCTGCTGGAAGCCAGGAATTCTACCAGAGGAGCCCTGCTCGATCACTAGAGG aACCAAAGCAGGCTCTGGCCTGGCTGCCTGTCCTGGCTGCTCCCTTGCTCCTGATGGTTGTCCTGGGAGCCCTGTCTCTGGGCTACTACATGTGCGTGTGGCATCATCCCAGACTCTGCTCCAAGTCCAGCAGTGAGCTTCTCATTCCTGCACCCCACTGA